A region of Thermoplasmataceae archaeon DNA encodes the following proteins:
- a CDS encoding FAD-binding protein produces MKVLVFAKQIPDVNGIGFDPVTNRIIRENVPLQMNSFDRKGVEEAIRIKEKLGWETAVATMGPPSAADIINTSLRMGVDKGFLITDRAFVGSDTLVTSRILSSMVNYYGPDLVITGKYSLDGETSQVPPELSKLCGFSFISSVSRLEINGSTCIVDQDKERSVVTSKIQLPAVISVSEKINRARAVRPETPDMTARVEILDSGKLKVNISGVKDSPTIVSGTEKIESTRKVEYLEAGEETYKKILELISRRSGREDQPIILHQAIGEGEVLGIAASDPEVAMEIASKNADLARQDNLSTLMIGNIDPVDLNGMPVHRYIYANESHNECLADFIAQHIVKHKPRFVVFPSTIDGREIAAFVAADLGLGLTADCIDLKMENGKLIQYKPAFGGGIVARIYSRTDPAMATIRPGIFKKRISKEEFRLELPEFTCKPRIQRISETKVPAEYLPLTNSSVVLGVGKGIRKPDNVKPAMRLAMILNASLGATRPIVDFGWVPRQQQIGLTGTAISPDTYIAIGISGHDNHMVGTRYAGKIIAVNTDRNAQIFQYADFGIVEDAMDFIKGFTEYIETHR; encoded by the coding sequence ATGAAGGTATTGGTATTTGCCAAACAGATACCCGATGTGAACGGGATTGGATTTGACCCGGTTACCAATAGAATCATAAGGGAAAATGTCCCTCTGCAGATGAACTCTTTTGACAGAAAAGGCGTGGAGGAAGCAATTAGGATCAAGGAAAAGCTTGGATGGGAGACAGCTGTAGCTACAATGGGTCCACCGTCGGCTGCCGATATAATCAACACCTCACTGAGGATGGGGGTTGACAAGGGTTTCCTGATTACAGACAGGGCATTTGTGGGCTCAGACACTCTGGTGACGTCGCGCATCCTATCGTCAATGGTTAATTACTACGGCCCAGACCTGGTGATTACGGGTAAGTACTCACTGGACGGAGAAACTTCCCAGGTACCTCCTGAGCTTTCAAAATTATGTGGGTTTTCATTCATATCCTCAGTCTCTAGACTGGAAATTAATGGAAGCACTTGCATCGTAGATCAGGATAAGGAACGGAGTGTTGTTACCAGCAAGATACAGTTGCCCGCCGTTATCTCCGTAAGCGAGAAAATAAACAGGGCGAGAGCAGTGAGACCGGAAACTCCAGATATGACTGCGAGGGTTGAGATACTGGATTCCGGTAAGCTTAAAGTAAACATATCAGGAGTGAAAGACTCCCCAACTATTGTATCCGGTACAGAAAAAATAGAAAGCACTCGCAAGGTAGAGTATCTGGAAGCTGGGGAAGAAACATATAAAAAAATACTTGAATTGATAAGCAGGAGAAGCGGCAGGGAAGACCAACCTATTATTCTTCATCAGGCAATCGGAGAAGGTGAGGTTCTGGGGATCGCCGCCTCAGACCCTGAAGTGGCTATGGAAATAGCGTCAAAGAATGCAGATCTTGCTAGGCAGGACAACCTTTCTACATTGATGATAGGAAATATTGACCCAGTCGATTTGAATGGAATGCCCGTTCACAGGTACATATATGCAAATGAAAGTCACAATGAGTGTCTAGCTGATTTCATTGCCCAGCATATCGTGAAACATAAGCCCAGATTTGTTGTTTTTCCATCAACCATCGACGGCAGGGAGATCGCTGCATTTGTTGCGGCAGATCTTGGACTAGGGCTTACAGCTGATTGCATAGACCTTAAAATGGAAAACGGTAAGCTGATACAGTACAAACCTGCCTTTGGAGGAGGAATCGTAGCAAGAATTTACTCAAGAACCGATCCTGCCATGGCAACCATCAGACCCGGAATTTTCAAAAAGCGTATTTCAAAGGAAGAATTCAGATTAGAACTGCCAGAATTCACCTGCAAACCCAGAATCCAAAGGATCTCAGAAACCAAGGTGCCTGCAGAGTATCTCCCTTTAACCAACTCCAGTGTTGTCTTAGGAGTAGGTAAGGGTATTAGGAAGCCTGACAACGTCAAGCCTGCCATGAGGCTGGCAATGATCCTTAATGCATCACTCGGCGCAACGAGGCCGATAGTTGATTTCGGCTGGGTACCAAGACAACAGCAAATCGGACTCACTGGAACAGCAATTTCGCCGGATACATATATTGCAATAGGGATTTCAGGCCATGATAATCACATGGTCGGTACAAGGTATGCAGGGAAGATAATAGCAGTAAATACAGACAGGAACGCCCAGATATTTCAGTACGCGGATTTTGGGATAGTTGAGGATGCGATGGACTTCATCAAAGGCTTCACGGAGTACATTGAAACTCACAGATAG
- a CDS encoding CBS domain-containing protein, translating into MVLYAKDIMKNYTKTFPPTTLAFEGAKVMQQDRVGFIVVEDKDGKPAGIVTEWDYISKIVAAEKDPKKVTIGEIMNVGIISVEANTPTEKVTVIMGKHLIRRIPVFENGKMIGVITSRDIIRIFKDYMDSISEIIARFGNF; encoded by the coding sequence ATGGTACTGTATGCAAAGGACATCATGAAAAACTACACGAAGACCTTTCCACCCACGACACTGGCATTTGAAGGTGCAAAGGTTATGCAACAGGATCGCGTGGGTTTCATAGTGGTAGAAGACAAGGATGGCAAACCTGCCGGCATCGTTACTGAATGGGATTATATTAGCAAGATCGTTGCCGCAGAAAAGGACCCAAAAAAAGTCACCATTGGAGAAATCATGAACGTCGGCATTATCAGCGTGGAAGCTAACACCCCAACTGAAAAGGTCACTGTCATCATGGGTAAGCACCTAATCAGGAGAATACCGGTGTTTGAAAACGGAAAGATGATCGGAGTCATCACCTCTAGGGATATAATAAGAATTTTCAAGGACTACATGGACAGTATATCGGAGATAATTGCCAGATTTGGAAATTTCTGA
- a CDS encoding 50S ribosomal protein L39e gives MSRNKETGRKSRLMKKIKMNRRVPGWVMMKTARHVTQNPKRRNWRRNSLKL, from the coding sequence ATGAGCAGAAACAAGGAAACCGGCAGGAAATCTAGATTGATGAAAAAAATCAAAATGAACAGGAGAGTTCCTGGCTGGGTTATGATGAAGACGGCAAGACATGTTACCCAGAACCCAAAAAGAAGGAACTGGAGAAGAAACAGCCTTAAGCTCTGA
- the map gene encoding type II methionyl aminopeptidase, whose amino-acid sequence MDSDVKKKYLEAGRLGKLALEYGTTLIEPGATLFDVAERVEKFITDNGGKPSFPVNLSINNEAAHYSPFYGDQKKFSTGDVVKIDVGAQMDGYLSDNATTVEVGESGRYSDLIAASRDALNAAIKILRPMITVRQVGSAIGNVITSHGFKPVRNLGGHGLNRFDLHSEIFIPNYDDGNATPMRPNTMIAIEPFASTTLGMVHNGPGGNIYILSGTKIRQDEMLYRSFNTLPFAERWVPALTPDYKNYLRKMIAGKELSQFPVLKEHSTSRISQAEHTIMILSDEIIVTTK is encoded by the coding sequence ATGGATTCTGATGTCAAGAAGAAATACCTTGAGGCTGGCAGACTCGGAAAACTTGCGCTTGAATACGGAACAACACTGATCGAGCCTGGTGCAACGCTTTTCGATGTTGCCGAAAGGGTGGAGAAATTCATAACAGATAATGGCGGAAAACCTTCATTTCCAGTTAACCTTTCCATAAACAATGAAGCAGCTCACTATTCCCCATTCTATGGAGATCAGAAGAAGTTTTCCACTGGAGATGTTGTAAAGATTGACGTTGGTGCGCAAATGGACGGTTACCTGAGCGACAATGCCACCACGGTTGAGGTCGGCGAATCCGGAAGATATAGTGACCTTATAGCCGCCTCTAGAGATGCCCTTAATGCGGCCATTAAGATATTGCGCCCTATGATCACAGTTAGGCAAGTTGGATCGGCTATCGGCAATGTGATCACATCACATGGCTTCAAACCTGTAAGGAATCTCGGAGGACATGGGCTCAATAGATTTGATCTTCACTCCGAAATTTTCATACCTAACTACGACGACGGTAACGCCACGCCAATGCGCCCTAATACCATGATAGCAATAGAGCCGTTTGCAAGCACAACACTGGGCATGGTTCACAATGGTCCCGGAGGCAACATTTACATACTGAGTGGAACCAAGATTCGGCAAGACGAGATGCTTTACAGGAGTTTCAATACTTTGCCCTTTGCCGAGAGATGGGTGCCGGCACTGACGCCTGATTACAAAAATTACCTGAGGAAAATGATAGCAGGAAAGGAACTTTCACAGTTCCCGGTGCTGAAGGAACATTCAACCTCAAGAATATCTCAGGCTGAACATACCATCATGATACTTTCTGATGAAATTATAGTAACAACAAAATAG
- a CDS encoding 30S ribosomal protein S19e has translation MADVKKAPTQKLINKMAEAFSEDKKLESPDWLKFVKAGIHKEKSWEQPDWYYRRLASTLRKVYIMGPIGISRLSAEYGGRVDRGSQMYHPGTGSRAIVRHMLETLEKIGYVKKDQKGRRISPKGQAFIDKAVSGVMKSVVETDKSMEKYL, from the coding sequence ATGGCAGATGTTAAAAAAGCCCCCACACAGAAGCTGATAAACAAGATGGCGGAGGCTTTCTCAGAGGATAAGAAACTTGAGTCTCCGGACTGGCTCAAATTCGTGAAGGCTGGAATTCACAAGGAAAAATCTTGGGAGCAACCGGACTGGTACTACAGAAGGCTGGCTTCAACACTAAGGAAAGTCTATATAATGGGCCCAATCGGCATATCAAGATTGAGTGCGGAATATGGTGGAAGGGTTGACAGGGGCTCACAGATGTATCACCCTGGCACAGGAAGCAGAGCTATCGTTAGACATATGCTGGAGACCCTTGAGAAAATAGGCTATGTGAAGAAGGATCAGAAGGGTAGACGCATTTCGCCTAAGGGGCAGGCTTTCATAGACAAGGCAGTCAGTGGGGTAATGAAGTCAGTTGTTGAAACAGACAAATCCATGGAAAAGTATCTCTAG
- a CDS encoding Rieske (2Fe-2S) protein — MTWYKVAKEGSMNNGDLFKSKIGDKEILIIRQNDRFYATSLYCTHENYDLSEGFLDGGNIICPNHFATFSPTDGSVVSPPESAGEIPALKSYHVKVENGDVLVEIA; from the coding sequence ATGACGTGGTATAAAGTAGCGAAAGAGGGATCAATGAACAATGGCGATTTGTTCAAATCAAAGATTGGCGACAAGGAAATATTGATCATAAGGCAGAATGATAGGTTCTATGCCACAAGCCTCTACTGTACCCATGAGAACTATGATCTTTCTGAGGGATTCCTTGATGGCGGGAATATCATATGCCCTAACCATTTTGCCACATTCAGCCCGACTGACGGCAGCGTGGTAAGTCCACCAGAGAGCGCCGGTGAGATTCCTGCGCTTAAATCCTATCATGTTAAAGTTGAGAACGGAGATGTGCTGGTAGAGATTGCATGA
- a CDS encoding ABC transporter ATP-binding protein, giving the protein MSVSVSINDLSKKYGENIALDNVNLSIDSGQVFGILGPNGSGKTTILRIICSILTQTSGKVSVLGFDTLLSRNKVKSSIGYVPETPLLYESLTPMEYFSFLAAVRNIDKYTLQNRVDHFSKAFDIEKLMNDLIGSLSFGTKQKVAIIGALLHDPDIIILDEGMNGLDPRSAKILKDLLSDLASRGKTVIFSTHILEVAENVCDRIAILYQGNIVAVGTITDLKESSGESGANLEDIFLRLTGNENLHDIVSSLKDSLRQ; this is encoded by the coding sequence TTGTCGGTTTCGGTAAGCATCAATGATCTGAGCAAGAAATATGGGGAAAATATAGCACTGGATAACGTCAACCTCAGCATAGATTCTGGCCAGGTCTTCGGAATACTGGGCCCAAATGGTTCAGGGAAGACAACTATCTTGAGAATTATCTGTTCAATCCTGACTCAGACCTCCGGGAAAGTAAGCGTCCTTGGGTTCGATACCTTGCTGAGCAGGAATAAGGTGAAAAGTTCAATAGGATACGTGCCTGAAACGCCACTTCTGTATGAATCTCTAACACCTATGGAATATTTTTCATTTCTGGCTGCGGTCAGAAACATCGACAAATACACACTGCAAAACAGAGTCGATCATTTCTCAAAAGCTTTTGATATAGAGAAATTGATGAACGATCTCATTGGGTCCCTCTCCTTCGGCACAAAACAGAAGGTTGCTATAATCGGTGCGCTGCTTCATGACCCGGATATTATAATACTCGATGAGGGTATGAACGGTCTTGATCCGAGATCGGCCAAGATATTAAAGGATCTGCTAAGTGATCTTGCCTCACGGGGCAAAACCGTCATATTTTCAACTCATATACTCGAAGTAGCAGAGAATGTTTGTGACCGGATTGCAATACTTTATCAGGGCAACATTGTTGCAGTTGGAACAATAACAGATCTTAAGGAATCATCAGGTGAGTCCGGTGCAAACTTGGAGGACATATTCCTAAGGCTCACCGGGAACGAGAATCTTCATGACATTGTTTCCTCCCTCAAGGATTCGCTGAGACAATGA
- a CDS encoding 50S ribosomal protein L31e has translation MAENQLSNEILLMIPLRKAIHSSRGRRADTAIKIIKESVARYAKSEPDKIWIDSRVNELVWSRGKKKIPQSVQVKIIKLQEGTTEVLLP, from the coding sequence ATGGCAGAGAACCAGTTAAGCAATGAGATCCTTTTGATGATACCTCTCAGGAAGGCAATACATTCTTCAAGAGGCAGAAGAGCCGACACGGCAATAAAGATTATAAAAGAAAGCGTCGCTAGATATGCGAAGTCTGAACCAGACAAAATATGGATCGACAGCAGAGTGAATGAGCTTGTATGGTCCAGGGGAAAGAAGAAAATCCCACAATCAGTTCAAGTTAAGATTATAAAGTTGCAGGAAGGCACCACAGAGGTCCTTCTACCATAA
- a CDS encoding DNA-binding protein translates to MENDDELNEIRRRKMEELSRSSNEQQVAEQQRQAQELEKARRQQILRQILTPEARDRLSNVRLVRPDLAENVENQLIQLANMGRVNRLLTDTDIKDILSKFMETKRETRIERRNK, encoded by the coding sequence ATGGAGAATGATGACGAGCTTAACGAGATAAGAAGAAGAAAGATGGAGGAGTTGAGCAGGTCTTCCAACGAACAACAGGTTGCAGAGCAACAGCGACAGGCTCAGGAACTTGAGAAGGCGAGAAGACAACAGATACTTCGACAGATACTCACACCGGAGGCTCGAGACAGGCTAAGTAATGTCAGGCTTGTAAGGCCAGATCTTGCTGAAAACGTGGAGAACCAGCTTATTCAGCTTGCAAACATGGGAAGAGTTAATAGGTTACTGACTGATACGGACATCAAAGACATACTTTCAAAATTCATGGAAACCAAAAGGGAGACCAGAATAGAGAGGAGAAATAAATGA